Proteins from one Mercurialis annua linkage group LG7, ddMerAnnu1.2, whole genome shotgun sequence genomic window:
- the LOC126656948 gene encoding uncharacterized protein LOC126656948, producing the protein MGSGPYTFDQKPLMLKKWHPRMTMDPNEIRSVPIWIQLPGLPWEFWSTEILSKIGSFCGSPLYCDQCTISKTRLGYARVLVEMDAMGRRLFMNGDLSYVKNVVGWGIPRAIAESHIKKVLEKKEEKDVHEMEAEDQQTDSVISKINVKTSLDMIEKEQKGDISLDDGYRQMIGAWNIRGINNPNKQSEVASLISKNKLQFIGITETRVNSVKFDKVWNCLKSKIPGWGVINNYSCSSIGRIWIIFNKSEIDVDILAVHNQFIHWRVKNDRLSFLCTVVYGSYMAVERVNLWNTLDRVGGIDIDMQAADDFKNWVSESNLLELKKTGNTYTWTNNQSGNDRIWRKLDWCFVNLSWYEDWTDSMAFLITVL; encoded by the exons ATGGGATCTGGCCCATACACTTTTGATCAAAAGCCGTTAATGCTGAAGAAATGGCACCCTAGGATGACAATGGATCCGAATGAAATCAGATCTGTGCCGATCTGGATTCAGCTGCCTGGATTACCATGGGAGTTTTGGTCTACTGAAATCCTGAGTAAAATAGGGAGTTTCTGTGGTTCTCCACTGTATTGTGATCAATGCACCATTAGTAAAACCAGATTAGGCTATGCTAGAGTACTGGTGGAGATGGATGCCATGG GCAGAAGATTGTTTATGAATGGAGACCTCTCATATGTGAAAAATGTTGTAGGATGGGGCATTCCAAGAGCAATTGCAGAGTCACACATTAAAAAAGTCTTagagaaaaaagaagagaaggATGTTCATGAAATGGAGGCAGAGGACCAGCAGACCGACTCAGTTATCTCAAAAATCAATGTTAAGACCAGCCTAGACATGATTGAGAAGGAACAAAAAGGAGATATATCTCTG GATGATGGATATAGACAAATGATAGGAGCATGGAACATCAGAGGGATTAACAATCCTAATAAGCAATCAGAGGTGGCTTCTCTGATTAGCAAGAATAAGTTACAATTCATAGGTATTACTGAAACTAGAGTTAATTCCGTAAAGTTTGATAAAGTTTGGAATTGCTTGAAGAGTAAAATTCCAGGCTGGGGAGTTATCAATAATTACAGTTGTTCTAGTATAGGGAGAATCTGGATCATCTTCAACAAAAGTGAGATTGATGTTGATATCCTAGCTGTTCATAACCAATTCATTCATTGGAGAGTTAAAAATGACAGGTTATCTTTTTTGTGTACTGTGGTGTATGGTTCCTATATGGCTGTTGAAAGAGTTAACCTATGGAATACCTTG GACAGGGTGGGAGGCATTGATATAGATATGCAAGCTGCAGATGACTTCAAAAACTGGGTTAGTGAATCTAATCTTTTGGAGCTAAAAAAGACAGGCAACACTTATACATGGACTAATAATCAAAGTGGTAATGATAGAATATGGAGGAAATTAGATTGGTGTTTTGTTAATCTAAGTTGGTATGAGGACTGGACAGATTCAATGGCATTTCTGATCACAGTCCTTTAA
- the LOC126656949 gene encoding uncharacterized protein LOC126656949, which translates to MDEIHLDGISEFVLADGVLRYGSRPCVSDSDGLRDQILEEAHRSAYIVHSGSTKMYHDLKVAYKLALPPDMSLVHPVFHISMLRKCISDPCHVIIPQSVEIDRELSYEEQPVEIVDAQVRKLRSKEIPMVKVLWRNNSIEECIWETESDMRSRYPFLIP; encoded by the exons atggatgagatccatttgGATGGGAtttctgagtttgttctggcggatggagttctcaggtacggttctcgaccGTGTGTTTCagattcggatggtttgagagaccagattttGGAGGAAGCACACAGGTCAGCATACATTGTTCAttcgggttctaccaagatgtatcatgatcttaagg TGGCGTACAAGTTGGCGTTaccaccagatatgtcgttggttcatCCAGTGTTTCATATTTCCATGTTGcggaagtgtatttctgatccttgTCACGTGATTATAccgcagagtgttgagattgatcGTGAGTTATCTTATGAGGAGCAGCCTGTCGAGATTGTTGATGCACAGGTTCGTAAGTTACGGagcaaggagattccgatggtcaaggttctttggcGGAACAATTCTATTGAGGAGTGCatttgggagaccgagtcggatatgcggagtcgctatccttttctaatTCCTTGA